A window of the Lysinibacillus irui genome harbors these coding sequences:
- a CDS encoding SDR family NAD(P)-dependent oxidoreductase produces MKLQDKVAIVTGGASGIGEATVRLFVQEGAQVVIADFSDRGQSISEELNGAGFDTLFIKTDVTNEEDIQNMIKETVNKYGKLDIMYANAGVADDAPAHELSFEKWKRTIDINLSGVFLSDKYAIEQFLAQGTGGVIVNAGSIHSFVALPNPTAYSSAKGGVKLLTQNLCTAYAKQGIRVNAVCPGYIDTPLLAEVDAQKKEYLASLHPQGRLGKPEEIAKAVLFLASDDSSFVNGTTLLVDGGYTAH; encoded by the coding sequence ATGAAATTACAAGATAAAGTAGCGATCGTAACAGGCGGTGCTAGTGGTATCGGTGAGGCTACAGTACGCCTCTTTGTCCAAGAAGGTGCCCAAGTAGTCATTGCCGATTTTTCTGACCGTGGTCAAAGTATCTCAGAAGAATTAAATGGTGCAGGTTTTGATACATTATTCATAAAAACAGATGTAACAAACGAAGAAGACATTCAAAATATGATTAAGGAAACAGTTAATAAATACGGTAAACTTGATATTATGTATGCAAATGCTGGCGTAGCAGATGATGCACCGGCACATGAGCTCTCGTTCGAAAAATGGAAAAGAACCATTGATATTAATTTATCAGGTGTATTTCTTTCTGATAAATATGCAATTGAACAATTCCTTGCCCAAGGAACTGGTGGCGTTATTGTCAATGCTGGTTCCATTCATAGTTTCGTTGCCTTACCAAATCCTACAGCCTATTCATCTGCAAAAGGCGGAGTAAAATTATTAACTCAAAATTTATGTACAGCTTACGCTAAACAAGGCATTCGTGTAAATGCAGTATGTCCTGGCTATATCGATACACCCTTACTTGCTGAAGTAGATGCTCAAAAGAAAGAATATTTAGCGTCCCTTCATCCTCAAGGTCGTCTTGGTAAACCAGAAGAAATTGCCAAAGCTGTACTTTTCTTAGCGAGCGACGACTCAAGCTTTGTCAATGGTACAACTCTACTTGTCGATGGTGGCTACACTGCTCATTAA
- a CDS encoding AraC family transcriptional regulator, with protein MQKIIVSTDENLRELTKHHTFVMPIACYKSVISNDNSNHIYGYVPLHWHEEIQFVSVLQGEGIFQVNEEYIELKEGDGLFINSGRLHMSKSNTSCTFICLNVSPHYILSQELYNIYVKPYIEATNLPYILINTDELWGKNILNAIYQIYQYIDQKPQKYEVDISIKLTFIWRNLIASGFQLQFIESEELKNNRVKGMLSWIHQYYMEKITLADIARAGQLSKSECCRYFKRYFKMSPLNYVIDYRIKKSLYLLQRSDFSVTEVAYQVGFNSTSYYISKFKEIMRTTPLAYQKKILNNGPSN; from the coding sequence ATGCAAAAGATTATTGTATCAACTGATGAAAATTTAAGAGAATTAACAAAACATCATACTTTTGTTATGCCCATTGCATGCTATAAATCAGTCATCTCAAACGATAACTCTAATCATATATATGGTTACGTTCCCCTTCATTGGCATGAAGAAATTCAATTTGTTTCCGTTTTACAGGGTGAAGGAATTTTTCAAGTAAATGAGGAATACATCGAACTTAAAGAAGGAGATGGTTTGTTTATAAATAGCGGTCGATTGCATATGTCAAAAAGTAATACAAGTTGCACTTTTATCTGCTTAAACGTCTCTCCTCACTATATTTTATCGCAAGAGCTCTATAATATTTATGTAAAACCGTATATAGAAGCAACTAATTTACCCTATATCCTAATAAATACGGATGAACTTTGGGGAAAGAATATCTTAAATGCTATTTATCAAATATATCAATATATTGATCAAAAACCACAAAAATATGAGGTTGATATATCAATTAAGTTAACGTTTATTTGGAGGAATTTAATCGCTAGTGGTTTTCAATTACAATTTATAGAATCAGAAGAATTGAAAAACAATAGAGTTAAAGGAATGCTAAGTTGGATTCATCAATATTATATGGAAAAGATAACGTTAGCAGATATAGCACGTGCAGGGCAGCTTAGTAAATCGGAATGCTGTAGATATTTTAAACGATATTTTAAAATGAGCCCTTTGAATTATGTGATCGATTATCGCATTAAAAAAAGCTTATATTTATTACAGCGAAGTGATTTTTCTGTTACGGAAGTCGCTTATCAAGTAGGATTTAATAGTACGAGTTATTACATTAGCAAATTTAAAGAAATAATGCGTACGACTCCATTAGCCTATCAAAAAAAGATTTTAAATAACGGACCTTCAAATTAA